One window of Sinorhizobium fredii NGR234 genomic DNA carries:
- the mce gene encoding methylmalonyl-CoA epimerase yields the protein MLGRVNHVAIAVPNLATAAESYRATLGAAVTEPQALPEHGVTVVFVTLANTKVELLEPLGDQSPIAAFLEKNPAGGMHHICYEVEDIIAARDRLREAGARVLGDGNPKTGAHGKPVLFLHPKDFHGTLIELEEV from the coding sequence ATGCTCGGAAGAGTGAACCATGTGGCGATCGCCGTGCCGAACCTCGCAACGGCGGCGGAGAGCTATCGCGCCACCCTCGGCGCGGCGGTCACGGAGCCGCAGGCGCTCCCGGAGCACGGGGTGACCGTCGTCTTCGTGACGCTTGCCAACACCAAGGTCGAATTGCTGGAGCCGCTCGGCGATCAGTCGCCGATCGCGGCCTTTCTCGAGAAGAACCCGGCAGGTGGCATGCACCACATCTGCTACGAGGTGGAGGACATCATAGCGGCGCGCGACCGGCTGAGAGAGGCGGGGGCGCGTGTGCTCGGCGACGGCAATCCCAAGACCGGCGCCCACGGCAAGCCGGTGCTCTTCCTGCATCCCAAAGACTTTCACGGCACGCTGATCGAACTCGAAGAGGTGTGA
- a CDS encoding biotin--[acetyl-CoA-carboxylase] ligase, translated as MSGGEGSGRISPDDFRHIALAETVSTNSECLARAREGDPGNLWITAARQTGGRGRRGREWFSEPGNLYASLLLIDPAPVEHLHSLPLAAAVAVHRAIRRVMPPGSPEVAIKWPNDILIDGRKTCGILLEAEGLPDGRHALVIGCGVNVAVMPETGLYPVTSLRQEGATISAEELFAHLFVTMAEALSIWNRGAGIAAVIDQWRAAAKGIGEAITVNLPDRSLSGRFIGIDVDGRLLLDTGSGAPLAIAAGDVFLG; from the coding sequence TTGAGCGGCGGAGAGGGCAGCGGCCGGATTTCGCCCGACGATTTCCGGCACATAGCGCTTGCCGAAACCGTCTCGACGAACAGCGAGTGCCTGGCGAGGGCGCGCGAAGGTGATCCGGGCAACCTCTGGATCACCGCTGCGCGCCAGACGGGCGGCCGCGGCCGGCGCGGCCGCGAGTGGTTTTCCGAGCCGGGCAATCTCTATGCATCGCTGCTGCTCATCGATCCCGCGCCGGTGGAGCACCTGCATTCATTGCCGCTCGCGGCGGCGGTTGCGGTGCATCGGGCGATCCGCAGGGTGATGCCTCCGGGTTCGCCGGAGGTGGCGATCAAGTGGCCGAACGATATCCTCATCGATGGCCGGAAGACCTGCGGAATCCTGCTCGAAGCCGAAGGTCTGCCGGATGGCCGTCATGCGCTGGTGATCGGCTGCGGCGTCAATGTCGCGGTGATGCCCGAAACGGGGCTATACCCGGTCACGTCGCTTCGGCAGGAAGGCGCGACGATCTCGGCCGAAGAGCTGTTCGCCCACCTGTTCGTGACGATGGCGGAGGCGCTTTCTATTTGGAATCGCGGCGCCGGCATCGCCGCGGTCATCGACCAATGGCGGGCTGCCGCGAAAGGCATCGGCGAGGCAATTACCGTCAACTTGCCGGACCGGTCGCTTTCGGGCCGTTTTATCGGTATCGATGTTGACGGTCGGCTGCTGCTCGACACGGGTTCCGGTGCGCCGCTGGCAATTGCGGCGGGCGACGTGTTTCTCGGATAA
- the nuoL gene encoding NADH-quinone oxidoreductase subunit L: MNTIIKAIVFLPLIGFLIAGLLGTQIGAKASEYVTSGFMLIALALSWFVFFDVALGHEEMIKVSVLRWIQSGSFDVEWAFRVDTLTAVMFVVVNTVSTLVHIYSIGYMHHDPHRPRFFGYLSLFTFAMLMLITSDNLLQMFFGWEGVGLASYLLIGFWYKKPSANAAAIKAFIVNRVGDFGFSLGIFSVFVLFGSINLETVFAAAQSYLPAEGAEAGEAVITLFGMHLDKADALTATCLLLFMGAMGKSAQFLLHTWLPDAMEGPTPVSALIHAATMVTAGVFLVARMSPLFELSPDALTVVTLIGAITAFFAATVGLVQNDIKRVIAYSTCSQLGYMFVALGVGAYGAAIFHLFTHAFFKALLFLGAGSVIHAVDGEQDMRYMGGLRTHIPITYWMMFIGTIALTGVGIPGTLFGTAGFFSKDAIIESTFASHSIVSGIAFTLLVIAALFTSFYSWRLTFMTFHGTPRASHEVMHHVHESPQVMLVPLYILAAGALVAGFLFHDYFFGHHYVEFWKGALFTSAENEILEEFHHVPLWVKWSPFCAMALGLFTAWYMYISRPELPKYLADQHRGLYQFLLNKWYFDELYDFLFVRTAKRLGTFLWKEGDGRVIDGFGPNGVAARVLDVTDRVVRLQTGYLYHYAFVMLIGIAALVTWMMLGSSF; encoded by the coding sequence ATGAACACCATTATCAAGGCTATCGTCTTTCTGCCTCTGATCGGCTTTCTGATTGCCGGCCTCCTCGGCACGCAGATCGGTGCCAAGGCATCCGAATACGTGACGAGCGGCTTCATGCTGATTGCGCTGGCGCTCTCCTGGTTCGTCTTCTTCGACGTCGCGCTCGGGCACGAGGAGATGATCAAGGTCTCGGTGCTGCGCTGGATCCAGTCGGGCAGCTTCGACGTCGAATGGGCCTTCCGCGTCGACACGCTGACCGCCGTCATGTTCGTGGTCGTCAACACCGTCTCGACGCTGGTGCACATCTATTCGATCGGCTACATGCACCACGATCCGCACCGTCCGCGCTTCTTCGGCTATCTGTCGCTCTTCACCTTCGCGATGCTGATGCTGATCACCTCTGACAACCTGCTGCAGATGTTCTTCGGCTGGGAAGGCGTGGGCCTGGCGTCGTACCTGCTGATCGGCTTCTGGTACAAGAAGCCCTCGGCCAATGCCGCGGCGATCAAGGCCTTCATCGTCAACCGCGTCGGCGACTTCGGCTTCTCGCTCGGCATCTTCTCAGTCTTCGTTCTGTTCGGCTCGATCAATCTCGAAACGGTCTTCGCCGCCGCCCAGAGCTACCTGCCGGCTGAAGGTGCCGAGGCAGGCGAGGCGGTGATCACGCTCTTCGGCATGCATCTCGACAAGGCGGATGCGCTGACCGCGACCTGCCTGCTGCTCTTCATGGGGGCCATGGGCAAGTCGGCCCAGTTCCTGCTGCACACCTGGCTGCCGGACGCCATGGAAGGCCCGACGCCGGTTTCGGCCCTCATCCACGCCGCGACCATGGTGACCGCCGGCGTGTTTCTCGTCGCCCGCATGTCGCCGCTCTTCGAGCTGTCGCCGGATGCGCTGACGGTCGTCACCCTCATCGGTGCGATCACCGCCTTCTTCGCCGCGACCGTCGGTCTCGTTCAGAACGACATCAAGCGCGTCATCGCCTATTCGACCTGTTCGCAGCTCGGCTACATGTTCGTGGCGCTCGGCGTCGGCGCTTACGGCGCTGCCATCTTCCACCTGTTCACGCACGCCTTCTTCAAGGCGCTCTTGTTCCTTGGTGCCGGTTCTGTCATTCACGCCGTCGATGGCGAGCAGGACATGCGTTACATGGGCGGCCTGCGCACACACATCCCCATCACCTACTGGATGATGTTCATCGGCACGATTGCGCTCACCGGCGTCGGCATTCCGGGAACGCTCTTCGGCACGGCGGGCTTCTTCTCGAAGGATGCGATCATCGAATCCACCTTCGCGTCGCACAGCATCGTTTCGGGCATTGCCTTCACCCTGCTGGTGATCGCCGCACTGTTCACCAGCTTCTATTCCTGGCGCCTGACCTTCATGACCTTCCACGGCACGCCGCGCGCCTCTCACGAAGTCATGCACCACGTCCACGAGTCGCCCCAGGTTATGCTGGTGCCGCTCTATATCCTCGCCGCTGGTGCGCTCGTCGCGGGCTTCCTGTTCCACGACTACTTCTTCGGCCATCACTATGTCGAGTTCTGGAAGGGTGCGCTGTTCACCTCGGCCGAGAACGAGATCCTCGAGGAATTCCACCACGTGCCGCTGTGGGTGAAATGGAGCCCGTTCTGCGCCATGGCGCTCGGCCTCTTCACGGCCTGGTACATGTATATCAGCCGGCCGGAGCTGCCGAAGTACCTGGCAGACCAGCATCGTGGCCTCTACCAGTTCCTGCTCAACAAGTGGTATTTCGACGAACTCTACGATTTCCTCTTCGTCCGTACCGCCAAGCGCCTCGGCACCTTCCTCTGGAAGGAGGGTGACGGCCGCGTCATCGACGGCTTCGGACCGAACGGGGTGGCGGCGCGCGTTCTCGACGTGACCGATCGCGTCGTCCGGCTGCAGACCGGATACCTCTATCACTACGCGTTCGTCATGCTGATCGGCATCGCGGCGCTCGTTACCTGGATGATGCTCGGGAGTTCCTTCTGA
- a CDS encoding DUF1467 family protein, whose amino-acid sequence MSAFSTFAVYFIIWWLTLFTVLPFGVRTQAEENEVVPGSVESAPARFRGLRVVLMTTVIAALIHLGWYVLSVKLGYDLDTIFGFIGPKG is encoded by the coding sequence ATGTCCGCCTTTTCGACCTTCGCCGTCTATTTCATCATCTGGTGGCTGACGCTTTTCACCGTGCTGCCGTTCGGCGTGAGGACCCAGGCCGAGGAGAACGAGGTGGTGCCCGGCAGCGTCGAGAGCGCTCCAGCGCGTTTTCGTGGCCTGCGGGTGGTCCTGATGACGACGGTGATCGCCGCCTTGATCCATCTCGGCTGGTATGTCCTGTCCGTGAAGCTCGGATATGACCTCGATACGATATTCGGCTTTATCGGTCCGAAAGGCTGA
- the nuoN gene encoding NADH-quinone oxidoreductase subunit NuoN produces MTAEILFASLQLSAPELILAVGALVLLMVGVYSSERAAPVVTGLSVAVLIVAGLWLVLNTGDGEAYAGAFLSDPFAKFMKILALIGSITVMIMTIGQAKAAQIDRFEFPVLLLLATLGMLLMISANDLISLYLSLELQSLALYVVAAINRDSVRSTEAGLKYFVLGALSSGMLLYGMSLVYGFTGHTGFDEIAAALTAEGRSLGLVFGLVFILAGLAFKISAVPFHMWTPDVYEGAPTPVTAFFAAAPKVAAMSIFVRIVIEAFEPVVADWQQIVVFISIASMLLGAFAAIGQRNIKRLMAYSSIGHMGYALVGLAAGSMAGVRGVILYMLIYMVMTLGTFACILAMRRKDGEHVEGIDDLAGLSQTNPFMATVLTILMFSLAGIPPLAGFFAKYFVFVAAIEAQLYGLAIIGVLASVVGAYYYLRVIKVMWFDEAKGEFARTASELRLVYGLSGLFVLGYVLIGGPLGNAAEAAARTFF; encoded by the coding sequence ATGACTGCTGAAATCCTTTTTGCAAGCCTGCAACTCTCCGCCCCCGAGCTGATCCTGGCGGTCGGCGCGCTGGTGCTGCTGATGGTCGGTGTCTACTCAAGCGAGCGTGCGGCGCCGGTCGTGACCGGGCTTTCGGTGGCGGTGCTCATCGTTGCCGGATTGTGGCTCGTCCTGAACACCGGCGACGGAGAAGCCTATGCCGGCGCCTTCCTGTCGGATCCCTTCGCGAAATTCATGAAGATTCTGGCGCTGATCGGCTCGATCACCGTCATGATCATGACCATCGGCCAGGCCAAAGCTGCCCAGATAGACCGCTTCGAGTTCCCGGTGCTTCTGCTGCTCGCGACCCTCGGCATGCTGCTGATGATCTCGGCCAACGATCTGATTTCGCTCTATCTGTCGCTGGAGCTGCAGTCGCTGGCGCTCTATGTCGTGGCGGCGATCAATCGCGACAGCGTGCGGTCCACCGAAGCCGGCCTCAAATATTTCGTCCTCGGCGCCCTGTCGTCGGGCATGCTGCTCTACGGCATGTCGCTCGTCTATGGCTTCACCGGCCATACCGGTTTCGACGAGATTGCTGCGGCGCTCACCGCGGAAGGCCGCTCGCTTGGCCTGGTCTTCGGCCTGGTCTTCATCCTCGCCGGCCTTGCCTTCAAGATCTCCGCCGTGCCGTTCCATATGTGGACCCCGGACGTCTATGAAGGTGCGCCGACGCCGGTGACGGCCTTTTTCGCCGCCGCGCCGAAGGTGGCGGCAATGTCGATCTTCGTCCGCATCGTCATTGAAGCCTTCGAGCCGGTCGTCGCCGACTGGCAGCAGATCGTCGTGTTCATTTCGATCGCCTCGATGCTGCTCGGCGCCTTCGCCGCAATCGGCCAGCGCAACATCAAGCGACTGATGGCCTATTCCTCGATCGGCCACATGGGCTATGCGCTCGTCGGGCTTGCCGCCGGGTCGATGGCCGGCGTGCGCGGCGTCATTCTCTACATGCTGATCTACATGGTGATGACGCTCGGCACCTTCGCCTGCATTCTTGCGATGCGTCGCAAGGATGGCGAGCACGTCGAGGGCATCGACGATCTCGCCGGTCTGTCGCAGACCAACCCGTTCATGGCGACGGTGCTGACGATCCTGATGTTCTCGCTCGCCGGCATCCCGCCGCTCGCCGGCTTCTTCGCGAAGTATTTCGTGTTCGTTGCTGCGATCGAAGCGCAGCTCTACGGGCTGGCGATCATCGGCGTGCTCGCATCCGTCGTCGGCGCTTACTATTACCTGCGCGTCATCAAGGTCATGTGGTTCGACGAGGCGAAGGGCGAATTTGCCCGCACCGCGAGCGAATTGCGGCTGGTCTATGGACTGTCCGGCCTGTTCGTCCTCGGTTACGTGCTGATCGGCGGACCGCTCGGAAATGCCGCCGAGGCTGCGGCGCGGACATTCTTTTGA
- a CDS encoding lipoprotein-releasing ABC transporter permease subunit: MTVATEEQVQVAAPSGRSSSRPFSAFERMVAWRYLRSRRKEAFISVIAGFSFIGIMLGVATLIIVMAVMNGFRTELISRILGMNGHVIVQPLDGPLTNYAELATKFSAVPGVTMAIPMVEGQVLAQGIGDASTGALVRGLRAEDLMKLKSISEHIQSGDLVGFASGAGVAIGSRMAEQLGIRVGGTITLTSPNGDVTPLGMNPRVKAYTVSAIFEMGMSEYDATIIFMPLEEAQLYFNAEGLVQSIELFVEQPDSVDDLRKPIEDAAGRQVYLTDWRDRNRTFFSALEVERNVMFMILTLIVLVAALNIVSGLIMLVKDKGSDIAILRTMGATSGSVMRIFFMTGAAIGVAGTIAGVILGVVVCLNIESIRQFFSWVSGTTLFNPELYFLSQLPADMNADETVSIVVMALALSFLATIFPAWRASRLDPVQALRYE; this comes from the coding sequence ATGACCGTGGCGACGGAAGAGCAAGTGCAGGTTGCCGCGCCATCCGGCAGATCGTCGAGCCGTCCCTTCTCCGCCTTCGAGCGCATGGTCGCCTGGCGCTACCTGCGCTCGCGGCGGAAGGAAGCCTTCATCTCGGTCATAGCAGGCTTCTCCTTCATCGGCATCATGCTCGGCGTGGCGACGCTGATCATCGTCATGGCAGTAATGAACGGTTTCCGCACCGAGCTCATATCGCGCATTCTCGGCATGAACGGCCATGTGATCGTCCAGCCGCTCGATGGGCCGCTCACCAACTATGCTGAATTGGCCACCAAGTTCTCGGCCGTGCCGGGCGTGACGATGGCGATCCCGATGGTCGAAGGGCAGGTGCTCGCTCAGGGCATCGGCGACGCCTCGACCGGTGCGCTGGTTCGCGGCCTCCGGGCCGAAGACCTCATGAAGCTCAAATCGATCTCGGAGCATATTCAATCCGGCGATCTCGTGGGTTTCGCCTCCGGCGCGGGCGTCGCCATCGGTTCGCGCATGGCCGAACAGCTGGGGATTCGTGTCGGCGGCACGATCACGCTCACCTCGCCGAACGGCGACGTCACGCCGCTCGGCATGAATCCGCGCGTCAAGGCCTATACGGTCTCGGCGATCTTCGAGATGGGCATGTCGGAATATGACGCGACGATCATCTTCATGCCGCTCGAGGAAGCGCAGCTCTATTTCAATGCCGAGGGCCTCGTCCAGTCGATCGAGCTCTTCGTCGAGCAGCCGGACTCCGTCGATGACCTGCGCAAGCCGATCGAGGACGCCGCCGGCCGGCAGGTCTACCTGACCGACTGGCGCGACCGCAACAGAACCTTCTTCTCGGCGCTCGAGGTGGAGCGCAACGTGATGTTCATGATCCTGACGCTGATCGTGCTCGTCGCCGCGCTCAATATCGTCTCCGGCCTGATCATGCTCGTGAAGGACAAGGGCAGCGACATCGCCATCCTGCGAACGATGGGTGCGACCTCCGGGTCCGTGATGCGCATCTTCTTCATGACGGGCGCGGCCATCGGCGTCGCCGGAACGATCGCCGGCGTCATCCTCGGTGTCGTCGTCTGCCTCAACATCGAGTCGATCCGCCAGTTCTTCTCCTGGGTATCCGGGACCACGCTCTTCAACCCTGAGCTCTACTTCCTGAGCCAGCTGCCGGCCGACATGAATGCCGACGAAACCGTCTCCATCGTCGTCATGGCACTCGCGCTTTCCTTCCTGGCGACGATCTTTCCGGCCTGGCGCGCCTCACGCCTCGATCCGGTGCAGGCCCTGCGGTACGAATAA
- a CDS encoding NADH-quinone oxidoreductase subunit M, with the protein MTDWPVLSAVTFLPLVGALLLLLMREDSANGRRNILNISLLTTIVVFGLSLYVWYQFDSSNPGFQMIEKHEWLGTGISYHLGIDGISVLFLPLTAFLMPFCVLASWVTIENRLKEYMIAFLLLETLMLGVFVSLDIVLFYVFFEAGLIPMFIIIGVWGGKDRVYASYKFFLYTLLGSVLMLLAIMAMYWQAGTTDITELLKYNFPRQMQTWLWLAFFASFAVKMPMWPVHTWLPDAHVQAPTAGSVILAGILLKLGGYGFLRFSLPMFPLASDYFAPFVYTLSIIAIIYTSLVAMMQSDIKKLIAYSSVAHMGYVTMGTFAANIQGVQGAIFQMLSHGIVSGALFLCVGVVYDRLHTREISAYGGLVNNMPKYAVAFMVFTMANVGLPGTSGFVGEVLTLVGAFRANTWVALFATSGVILSAAYALWLYRRVIFGALEKDSLKAMLDLSTREKLILYPLVILTIFFGVYPAPVFDATAASVDLLVNNYAAALQAAQDIALSVH; encoded by the coding sequence ATGACCGATTGGCCCGTACTTTCCGCGGTCACCTTCCTGCCGCTGGTCGGCGCCCTGCTTCTCCTGCTGATGCGGGAAGACAGCGCCAACGGCCGCCGCAACATCCTGAACATCTCGCTGCTGACGACCATCGTCGTGTTCGGCCTGTCGCTCTATGTCTGGTACCAGTTCGACAGCTCGAACCCCGGCTTCCAGATGATCGAGAAGCATGAGTGGCTTGGCACCGGCATTTCCTACCATCTCGGCATCGACGGCATTTCGGTGCTGTTCCTGCCGCTGACCGCCTTCCTGATGCCGTTCTGCGTGTTGGCGAGCTGGGTGACGATCGAGAACCGCCTGAAGGAATACATGATCGCGTTTCTGCTACTGGAAACGCTGATGCTTGGCGTCTTCGTCTCGCTCGACATCGTCCTCTTCTACGTCTTCTTCGAGGCGGGCCTCATCCCGATGTTCATCATCATCGGCGTTTGGGGCGGCAAGGACCGCGTCTATGCGAGCTACAAGTTCTTCCTCTACACGCTGCTCGGCTCGGTGCTGATGCTGCTCGCCATCATGGCGATGTACTGGCAGGCCGGCACCACTGACATCACCGAACTGCTGAAGTACAATTTCCCGCGCCAGATGCAGACCTGGCTGTGGCTCGCATTCTTCGCATCCTTTGCGGTGAAGATGCCGATGTGGCCGGTCCACACCTGGCTTCCCGACGCACACGTCCAGGCGCCGACGGCGGGCTCGGTCATTCTGGCCGGCATTCTCCTGAAGCTCGGCGGCTACGGCTTCCTGCGCTTCTCGCTGCCGATGTTCCCGCTGGCGTCCGATTATTTCGCGCCGTTCGTCTATACGCTGTCGATCATCGCGATCATCTACACCTCGCTGGTGGCGATGATGCAGAGCGACATCAAGAAGCTGATCGCCTATTCCTCCGTCGCACATATGGGCTATGTGACGATGGGCACCTTTGCCGCCAATATCCAGGGTGTTCAGGGTGCGATCTTCCAGATGCTCTCGCACGGCATTGTCTCGGGCGCGCTCTTCCTTTGCGTCGGCGTCGTCTATGACCGGCTGCACACCCGCGAAATCTCCGCTTATGGCGGTCTCGTGAACAATATGCCGAAATATGCCGTGGCCTTCATGGTGTTCACCATGGCCAATGTCGGGCTTCCCGGTACCTCGGGCTTCGTCGGCGAAGTCCTGACGCTGGTCGGTGCCTTCCGCGCCAACACCTGGGTTGCGCTCTTTGCGACCAGCGGCGTCATCCTGTCGGCCGCCTATGCCCTCTGGCTCTATCGCCGGGTCATTTTCGGTGCGCTGGAGAAGGACAGCCTGAAGGCGATGCTCGACCTTTCGACGCGCGAGAAGCTGATCCTCTATCCGCTGGTGATCCTGACGATCTTCTTCGGTGTCTATCCGGCGCCGGTCTTCGATGCGACGGCGGCTTCCGTGGATCTGCTCGTCAACAACTACGCCGCAGCCCTGCAGGCAGCGCAAGACATTGCGCTTTCGGTGCACTGA
- the proS gene encoding proline--tRNA ligase, producing the protein MRLSRYFMPILKENPKEAEIVSHRLMLRTGMIRQQSAGIYSWLPLGKRVLDKVNAIIREEQNRSGAVELLMPTLQSAELWQESGRYDAYGKEMLRIKDRQDRPMLYGPTNEEMITDIFRSSVKSYRNLPLNLYHIQLKFRDEIRPRFGTMRSREFLMKDAYSFDLDREGAEHAYNKMFAAYLRTFDRMGLRAIPMRADTGPIGGNLSHEFIILADTGESEVYCHKDFLGFDIPGKDTNFDDVAGLKAIFDKWTSRYAATSEMHDEAAFDAISEGEKVSARGIEVGHIFYFGTKYSEAMGAKVLGPDGKEHIVHMGSYGIGPTRLVPAIIEASHDENGIIWPKSVAPFDAVVINMKTGDAACDAACGTLYSDLGKAGFDVLLDDTDDRAGAKFATADLIGVPVQIIVGPRSIANGEVEVKDRKTGERETMTVEAAINKLVATR; encoded by the coding sequence ATGCGCCTGTCCCGCTATTTCATGCCCATCTTGAAGGAAAACCCGAAGGAAGCGGAAATCGTTTCCCATCGCCTGATGCTGAGGACCGGCATGATCCGCCAGCAGTCGGCCGGCATCTATAGCTGGCTGCCGCTCGGCAAGCGCGTGCTCGACAAGGTCAATGCGATCATTCGCGAGGAACAGAACCGCTCCGGCGCGGTCGAGCTCTTGATGCCGACCCTGCAGTCGGCTGAGCTGTGGCAGGAGAGCGGCCGCTATGATGCCTACGGCAAGGAAATGCTGCGCATCAAGGACCGGCAGGATCGGCCGATGCTCTACGGTCCGACCAACGAGGAGATGATCACCGACATCTTCCGCTCCTCCGTGAAGTCCTACCGCAACCTGCCGCTCAACCTCTACCACATCCAGCTCAAGTTCCGTGACGAGATCCGCCCGCGGTTCGGCACCATGCGTTCCCGCGAGTTCCTGATGAAGGACGCCTATTCCTTCGACCTCGATCGTGAAGGCGCGGAGCATGCCTATAACAAGATGTTCGCCGCCTATCTGCGGACCTTCGACCGCATGGGCCTGCGCGCCATTCCGATGCGCGCCGACACCGGTCCGATCGGCGGCAATCTCAGCCATGAATTCATCATCCTCGCCGACACCGGCGAGTCGGAGGTGTACTGCCACAAGGACTTCCTCGGCTTCGATATTCCGGGCAAGGATACGAATTTCGACGATGTGGCGGGACTGAAGGCAATCTTCGACAAGTGGACGTCCCGCTACGCCGCGACCTCGGAGATGCATGACGAGGCCGCCTTCGACGCGATTTCCGAGGGCGAGAAGGTCTCGGCGCGCGGCATCGAGGTCGGCCATATCTTCTATTTCGGCACGAAATACTCGGAGGCAATGGGCGCCAAGGTGCTCGGACCCGACGGCAAGGAGCACATCGTCCATATGGGCTCCTATGGCATCGGCCCGACACGGCTGGTGCCGGCGATCATCGAAGCGTCGCATGACGAGAACGGCATCATCTGGCCGAAGTCGGTGGCGCCCTTCGACGCGGTCGTCATCAACATGAAAACGGGCGACGCCGCTTGCGATGCGGCTTGCGGCACGCTCTACTCCGACCTCGGCAAGGCCGGATTCGACGTTCTCCTGGACGACACGGACGATCGCGCCGGCGCCAAGTTCGCCACCGCCGATCTCATCGGCGTCCCGGTGCAGATCATCGTCGGGCCGCGCTCGATCGCCAATGGCGAAGTCGAGGTGAAGGACCGCAAGACCGGCGAGCGCGAGACGATGACGGTGGAAGCCGCGATCAACAAGCTGGTTGCGACAAGATAA
- a CDS encoding ribonuclease J, translating into MAQEEELVFLPLGGVGEIGMNLGLYGYGSPGSRQWIMVDCGVTFPGPELPGVELVLPDISFLAEERRNLKAIIITHAHEDHYGALNDLWPGLNVPVYASPFTAGMLEAKRDFEKSRGEIPITIFKAGDRINVGPFSIEAVGVNHSIPEPMSLVIRTPLGTVVHTGDWKIDLEPSLGPITNEARFRQVGEEGVLALVCDSTNALRDGVSPSEREVSESLAKIIADAEGRVGITTFSSNVGRIRSVAEAAEAAGREVLLLGSSMKRVVAVARDLGIMEGLKPFLAEDEFGYIPRDKVVVILTGSQGEPRAALAKIARDEMRNVAFSAGDTIVFSSRTIPGNEKAINDIKNGLIEQGIHIITDSEALVHVSGHPRRNELQQMYQWLKPEIVVPVHGEAAHLTAHAELALHSGIASVPRLRNGEILRLAPGPAGVVDEARHGRIYKDGTLIGDFDEMGIGERRKLSFAGHVSVNVVLDSRYDFLGDPDVVPIGLPQFDDEGDDMDDVLYDAVLGAVESIPRAKRKDLSMLQEAVRRAVRSTANQTWGKKPIVTVFVTKV; encoded by the coding sequence ATGGCGCAAGAAGAAGAATTGGTGTTCTTGCCGCTCGGCGGCGTCGGCGAAATCGGCATGAACCTCGGCCTTTATGGTTACGGCAGTCCGGGCAGCCGGCAATGGATCATGGTCGATTGCGGTGTGACCTTTCCCGGTCCGGAACTGCCCGGCGTGGAACTCGTCCTGCCGGATATCTCCTTTCTCGCCGAGGAGCGGCGCAACCTCAAGGCGATCATCATCACGCACGCCCACGAGGATCATTACGGCGCGCTGAACGACCTCTGGCCCGGGCTCAACGTTCCGGTCTATGCCTCGCCGTTCACGGCCGGCATGCTCGAGGCGAAACGCGACTTCGAGAAAAGCCGCGGCGAAATCCCGATCACCATCTTCAAGGCGGGCGACCGCATCAATGTCGGACCCTTCAGCATCGAGGCTGTCGGTGTCAACCATTCCATTCCCGAGCCGATGTCGCTGGTAATCCGCACGCCGCTCGGCACCGTCGTGCATACCGGCGACTGGAAGATCGACCTGGAACCCTCGCTCGGCCCGATCACCAACGAAGCGCGTTTTCGCCAGGTGGGCGAAGAGGGCGTGCTGGCGCTCGTCTGCGATTCTACCAATGCGCTGCGCGACGGCGTTTCGCCTTCCGAGCGGGAAGTCTCGGAAAGTCTGGCGAAGATTATCGCTGACGCCGAGGGGCGCGTCGGTATCACGACCTTCTCGTCGAATGTCGGCCGCATCCGCTCGGTCGCCGAAGCCGCGGAAGCGGCAGGCCGCGAAGTGCTCCTGCTCGGCAGTTCGATGAAGCGGGTGGTTGCGGTTGCAAGGGACCTCGGCATCATGGAAGGGCTGAAGCCGTTCCTGGCGGAGGACGAATTCGGCTATATCCCGCGCGACAAGGTGGTCGTCATCCTGACGGGGAGTCAGGGAGAGCCGCGCGCCGCACTCGCCAAGATCGCCCGGGATGAAATGCGCAATGTGGCGTTCTCGGCCGGCGACACGATCGTCTTCTCGTCGCGCACCATCCCCGGCAACGAAAAGGCCATCAACGATATCAAGAACGGCCTGATCGAACAGGGTATCCACATCATCACCGACAGCGAGGCGCTGGTGCACGTGTCCGGCCATCCGCGCCGCAACGAGTTGCAGCAGATGTATCAATGGCTGAAACCTGAGATCGTCGTGCCGGTGCATGGCGAGGCGGCGCATCTGACGGCGCATGCCGAGCTTGCGCTGCATTCGGGCATCGCGAGCGTGCCGCGGCTGCGCAACGGCGAGATCCTGCGCCTCGCGCCCGGACCTGCCGGCGTGGTTGATGAGGCGCGGCACGGCCGCATCTACAAGGACGGGACGCTGATCGGCGATTTCGACGAGATGGGCATCGGCGAACGCCGTAAGCTCTCCTTTGCCGGCCACGTCTCCGTCAATGTCGTGCTCGACAGCCGCTACGACTTCCTCGGTGACCCGGATGTCGTGCCGATCGGGCTTCCGCAGTTCGACGACGAAGGCGACGACATGGACGACGTTCTCTACGACGCCGTGCTCGGCGCGGTGGAAAGCATCCCACGCGCCAAGCGCAAGGATCTGTCGATGCTGCAGGAGGCGGTCCGCCGCGCCGTGCGCAGCACCGCAAACCAGACCTGGGGCAAGAAGCCGATCGTCACGGTCTTTGTCACGAAAGTCTGA